In one window of Rathayibacter caricis DSM 15933 DNA:
- a CDS encoding Rieske 2Fe-2S domain-containing protein gives MREMKFVRLVSRLENAAALDPLVERARAVVNSVIRPQPVRDVMHGVPVGHPVHPLLVLVPTGAWVSAAVLDLLPGNDRAARTLVGLGVVSVLPTAAAGWTDWSELHEQQTRVGLVHASANVVATALYAASFVQRARGRRTSGKVLGMLGLAVVSGGGYLGGHLSYRQAAGANHAEDVPHRFPSGWQDLGPLDELPERETVVKEVGGVPLLAFRRGDRVSVLSNVCSHLSGPLDEGAVGDRSGEACVSCPWHGSVFSLDSGEVLRGPATSPQPRFETRVSDGRVEVLLPNAG, from the coding sequence ATGCGCGAAATGAAGTTCGTGAGACTCGTCAGCCGCCTCGAGAACGCCGCCGCTCTGGATCCGCTCGTCGAGCGGGCCCGCGCGGTCGTGAATTCCGTGATCCGCCCCCAGCCCGTGCGCGACGTGATGCACGGCGTCCCGGTGGGGCATCCCGTGCATCCGCTGCTCGTGCTCGTGCCGACCGGCGCGTGGGTGTCGGCCGCGGTCCTGGACCTGCTGCCCGGCAACGACCGCGCGGCGCGCACCCTCGTCGGCCTCGGTGTCGTCAGCGTGCTGCCGACAGCGGCGGCCGGGTGGACGGACTGGTCCGAGCTGCACGAGCAGCAGACGCGGGTCGGCCTCGTGCACGCCTCCGCCAACGTGGTCGCGACGGCGCTCTACGCCGCCTCCTTCGTGCAGCGGGCGCGGGGGCGCCGGACGAGCGGCAAGGTCCTCGGCATGCTCGGGCTCGCCGTCGTCTCGGGCGGCGGCTATCTCGGCGGCCACCTCAGCTACCGGCAGGCGGCGGGCGCGAACCACGCCGAGGACGTGCCGCACCGCTTCCCCTCGGGCTGGCAGGATCTCGGGCCGCTGGACGAGCTGCCCGAGCGCGAGACCGTCGTGAAGGAGGTCGGTGGTGTGCCGCTGCTCGCCTTCCGCCGCGGCGACCGGGTGAGCGTGCTGTCGAACGTCTGCAGCCACCTCTCCGGACCCCTCGACGAGGGTGCCGTCGGCGACCGGTCCGGCGAGGCGTGCGTCTCGTGCCCGTGGCACGGGAGCGTGTTCTCGCTCGACTCGGGCGAGGTGCTCCGCGGCCCGGCCACGTCGCCGCAGCCGAGGTTCGAGACCAGGGTGTCCGACGGCCGCGTCGAGGTGCTGCTGCCGAACGCGGGCTGA
- a CDS encoding RICIN domain-containing protein, which yields MLTSVRRRLTAGLLILLASVVALPMLAAAPAAALGEPTFTNPIDPDTADPTIEFHDGNYYMVATTWDNRVVMRKAPTLAALGTTTPVTVYTDTNPGRNANMWAPELQRLNGPNGPRWYLMYTMGTAGNFDRQHLQVIESAGDDPMGPYTYKGRPIPTDDWNIDGAYLELNGELFITWSAFSPGPNRLQNNYIARMSDPWTATGPLNVLSQPVEPWETIGAPVNEGPVPLQKDGRTWIVYSASFCGTEDYQLATLEYDGTGDPVLASSWTKSDGPVFSEANGEFGTGHNDFFDSPDGTETWNLYHANARPDGGCSRERSARAHIVDWTAEGEPDFGTPLGTSAQIPVPSGENAPITARVEGAPWQLVSRSTGQCATVSPTASGDGAAVVQGSCSTPRANWKLDSTGDGFVRLVNASSGKSLGSVGCSTASGAGIQQSSWLATGCQQWSVTPGTGGYSTLTSRTSGRLLEASGTAVRQATVSGAAAQEWSLRPSGAVAVSSFATGKTFDLPGCSTADGTALQQREWTGAACQRVTFTPTGAGDVEMHPVTAAGKCLAVTGGSTANGATVTQGACGVTGSAWRLRPANDGTVELRAVHSGKALDLFNCSALDGTLIGQWDVLNNDCQRYRVSVGAPESTTPLTVTATTTARCISGKAVLTTTVRNADDLPADVTVASVSGTKTFPALGGGKTATASFTTRQVALPAGSTTVTAAGIDDAGRKATVQSAYAALTCG from the coding sequence GTGCTGACGTCCGTGCGCCGCCGCCTCACGGCCGGGCTCCTGATCCTCCTCGCGAGCGTCGTCGCCCTCCCGATGCTCGCCGCCGCTCCGGCCGCGGCGCTCGGGGAGCCGACCTTCACCAACCCGATCGACCCGGACACCGCCGACCCGACGATCGAGTTCCACGACGGCAACTACTACATGGTCGCCACGACCTGGGACAACCGCGTCGTGATGCGGAAGGCCCCGACCCTCGCGGCGCTGGGCACGACGACTCCGGTGACCGTGTACACCGACACCAACCCCGGCCGGAACGCCAACATGTGGGCTCCGGAGCTGCAGCGCCTGAACGGGCCGAACGGGCCCCGCTGGTACCTGATGTACACGATGGGCACCGCCGGCAACTTCGACCGCCAGCACCTGCAGGTCATCGAGAGCGCGGGCGACGACCCGATGGGCCCCTACACCTACAAGGGCCGCCCGATCCCGACCGACGACTGGAACATCGACGGCGCGTACCTCGAGCTGAACGGCGAGCTCTTCATCACCTGGTCGGCGTTCTCGCCCGGGCCGAACCGCCTGCAGAACAACTACATCGCCCGGATGTCGGACCCCTGGACCGCCACCGGACCGCTGAACGTGCTCTCGCAGCCGGTCGAGCCGTGGGAGACCATCGGCGCCCCTGTGAACGAGGGCCCTGTCCCGCTGCAGAAGGACGGCCGCACCTGGATCGTCTACTCGGCGAGCTTCTGCGGCACCGAGGACTACCAGCTCGCCACCCTCGAGTACGACGGCACCGGCGACCCCGTGCTCGCCTCCTCCTGGACCAAGAGCGACGGACCGGTCTTCTCGGAGGCGAACGGCGAGTTCGGCACGGGTCACAACGACTTCTTCGACTCGCCCGACGGCACCGAGACGTGGAACCTCTACCACGCGAACGCCCGCCCCGACGGCGGCTGCTCGCGCGAGCGCTCGGCGCGTGCGCACATCGTCGACTGGACCGCCGAGGGCGAGCCCGACTTCGGGACCCCGCTCGGCACGAGCGCGCAGATCCCCGTCCCCAGCGGCGAGAACGCGCCGATCACGGCCCGCGTCGAAGGCGCTCCGTGGCAGCTCGTCAGCCGCAGCACCGGCCAGTGCGCCACCGTCTCGCCGACCGCGAGCGGCGACGGCGCGGCCGTCGTGCAGGGCTCCTGCTCGACGCCCCGCGCGAACTGGAAGCTCGACAGCACGGGTGACGGATTCGTCCGCCTCGTGAACGCCAGCAGTGGCAAGTCCCTCGGGTCGGTCGGCTGCTCGACGGCCTCGGGCGCGGGGATCCAGCAGTCCTCGTGGCTCGCGACCGGCTGCCAGCAATGGAGCGTGACCCCCGGGACCGGCGGGTACTCGACGCTGACCTCGCGCACGAGCGGCCGACTGCTCGAGGCGTCGGGCACCGCGGTGCGGCAGGCGACGGTGTCGGGTGCGGCTGCGCAGGAGTGGTCGCTCCGACCCTCCGGAGCGGTCGCCGTGAGCTCGTTCGCCACCGGCAAGACGTTCGACCTGCCCGGCTGCTCGACCGCCGACGGCACGGCCCTGCAGCAGCGGGAGTGGACCGGCGCCGCCTGCCAGCGCGTCACGTTCACGCCGACCGGCGCGGGCGACGTCGAGATGCACCCGGTGACGGCAGCGGGCAAGTGCCTCGCGGTCACCGGAGGCTCCACCGCGAACGGCGCGACCGTCACGCAGGGCGCGTGCGGCGTCACCGGGAGCGCCTGGCGCCTCCGTCCGGCGAACGACGGCACCGTCGAGCTGCGCGCCGTGCACAGCGGCAAGGCGCTCGACCTGTTCAACTGCTCGGCCCTCGACGGGACGCTGATCGGCCAGTGGGACGTGCTGAACAACGACTGCCAGCGCTACCGCGTGTCGGTCGGTGCCCCGGAGTCGACGACGCCGCTCACGGTCACCGCGACCACCACCGCACGGTGCATCTCGGGCAAGGCGGTGCTGACCACCACGGTCCGCAACGCCGACGACCTGCCGGCCGACGTGACGGTCGCCTCGGTGTCCGGGACGAAGACCTTCCCGGCGCTGGGCGGCGGGAAGACCGCGACGGCGAGCTTCACGACGCGCCAGGTGGCCCTGCCGGCCGGATCGACGACGGTCACCGCGGCCGGGATCGACGACGCCGGGCGCAAGGCCACAGTGCAGTCCGCGTACGCGGCGCTGACCTGCGGCTAG